One window from the genome of Dyadobacter sp. CECT 9275 encodes:
- a CDS encoding FkbM family methyltransferase — MKVLIRDILGRETVSFLSKLAKKYFPTDQITEEKRELEKRIKFYSSFISKNELCFDVGANIGNRIEPLLLLGANIVAIEPQEQCHEILQNRFGDKIVIVTKGLSDIEETKDFYISNASTISSFSKEWINSVKDGRFKAYQWRETIKVEMTTLDALINIYGIPSFIKIDVEGYELEVLKGLSQPIKTISFEYTVPEQVERAIDCIKQIEKFAPNLECNYSVGETMQFTYDKWIKPAEMKLHIRSSGFIDSHFGDIYCRLRE, encoded by the coding sequence ATGAAAGTACTGATACGCGATATTTTAGGCCGAGAAACGGTTTCCTTTCTAAGTAAACTGGCAAAAAAGTACTTTCCAACAGACCAAATAACCGAGGAAAAGAGAGAACTAGAAAAAAGAATTAAATTTTACTCCTCATTTATCAGTAAAAACGAACTTTGTTTCGATGTCGGTGCCAATATCGGAAATCGAATTGAGCCGCTCCTTTTACTAGGTGCTAATATTGTTGCAATAGAACCCCAGGAGCAATGCCATGAGATTCTTCAAAATAGATTTGGTGATAAAATTGTCATCGTCACAAAGGGTTTATCCGATATTGAGGAAACAAAAGATTTTTACATATCGAATGCTTCTACAATATCTTCCTTCTCCAAAGAATGGATTAATTCAGTCAAAGATGGCCGTTTTAAAGCATACCAATGGAGAGAGACTATTAAAGTTGAAATGACCACACTTGACGCTCTCATTAACATCTACGGAATTCCATCTTTTATAAAAATTGATGTGGAGGGCTATGAGCTCGAAGTGCTTAAGGGTTTAAGCCAACCAATTAAGACAATTAGTTTTGAATATACAGTTCCAGAACAGGTTGAAAGAGCAATTGACTGTATAAAACAAATAGAAAAATTTGCTCCCAATTTGGAATGTAATTATAGTGTGGGTGAAACAATGCAGTTTACCTATGATAAATGGATAAAACCCGCTGAAATGAAACTTCATATTCGCTCTTCCGGTTTTATAGACTCTCATTTTGGAGACATTTATTGTAGACTTAGAGAATAA
- a CDS encoding Gfo/Idh/MocA family protein, whose protein sequence is MISYDSPILVFGAGSIGERHIEILQKLGYHNIWVYRQRNLPLRNISPDTVKIITDLTCIPDINPAAAVICSPTSQHLEQTLLCIDHGIPVLVEKPLSHTTDGLDQLKSLIMQKKVLVKVAYMLRYHPFFQKIKRIAESGEAGNLLSLQSYWGEYLPDWHPWEDFRSSYAAKKQLGGGAALTLSHDLDLINWLASSAVTNWNTIKNYRSALEVSVEAGADILVSYQNGITAHAHVNFFEKSPRRWYRFVFENASFEIDYFKTEMMVFRPGKDTEVTRDIFFERNQMFEAQTLDFLRSIDHPETNYLKSVTEAEQVIKMCGP, encoded by the coding sequence ATGATCAGCTACGACAGTCCGATATTGGTTTTTGGTGCGGGTTCTATTGGTGAGCGACATATAGAAATCCTCCAGAAACTGGGTTATCATAATATCTGGGTCTACAGACAGCGGAATTTGCCACTTAGAAACATTTCCCCGGACACTGTTAAAATCATTACGGACCTGACCTGTATACCGGACATCAACCCCGCGGCGGCTGTCATCTGCTCTCCTACGAGCCAGCATCTCGAACAAACCCTGCTTTGCATTGATCACGGCATACCTGTTCTGGTTGAAAAACCTTTGTCTCATACCACAGACGGACTTGATCAGTTAAAAAGCCTGATCATGCAAAAAAAAGTGCTGGTGAAAGTGGCATATATGTTACGTTATCATCCATTTTTCCAAAAAATCAAGCGCATTGCGGAATCAGGGGAAGCAGGAAATCTGCTTAGTTTGCAATCCTACTGGGGAGAATATCTGCCCGACTGGCACCCCTGGGAAGATTTCCGCAGTTCCTATGCCGCAAAAAAACAACTCGGCGGAGGTGCGGCACTCACCCTCAGCCATGACCTCGATCTGATTAACTGGCTTGCCTCGAGTGCTGTAACAAACTGGAATACCATCAAAAATTACAGATCAGCCTTGGAAGTGAGCGTTGAGGCTGGTGCAGATATTTTAGTTTCTTATCAAAATGGCATAACGGCTCACGCGCACGTTAACTTCTTCGAGAAATCTCCCAGACGATGGTACCGTTTTGTCTTTGAAAATGCGTCCTTCGAAATTGATTATTTCAAGACCGAAATGATGGTTTTCAGGCCCGGAAAAGATACCGAGGTAACCAGAGATATTTTTTTTGAAAGAAACCAAATGTTTGAGGCCCAAACACTGGATTTCCTTAGGAGCATTGACCATCCCGAAACAAATTATTTAAAATCCGTCACAGAAGCGGAACAGGTAATTAAAATGTGCGGGCCTTAG
- a CDS encoding ABC transporter ATP-binding protein: protein MSDTVIQVDNVSKLYQLGEISTGTLSRDLHRWWTQLRGKEDPFQKIGQTNDRTVRSSADFVWALKDISFEVKQGEVLGIIGRNGAGKSTLLKILSRVTKPTSGRIRVKGRIASLLEVGTGFHPELTGRENIFLNGAIMGMTKTEIKSKLDEIIAFAGVERYIDTPVKRYSSGMYVRLAFAVAAHLDPEILVIDEVLAVGDAEFQKKCLGKMKDVSEKEGRTVLFVSHNMDAVQKLCTKGIVLNNGTVRESGSIKKVLLKYVQELTLSKASFEFGKPVVETAGYVEHLSVEDLNGKLLPEVQVGDNWQVRIRFTLMKEINHFIIGLGITAQLGFPVHTSWSIPVDLKEGTYEAIFINDVVIYTSGLYYLDVGLSSFLKTFQFLEQLAYIQVSDVPNLKSDQVVNTRSGVIINQMKVNIVRKV from the coding sequence ATGTCAGATACAGTAATACAAGTTGACAATGTTTCCAAACTCTATCAACTTGGTGAAATTTCTACTGGGACATTAAGCCGTGATTTACACCGGTGGTGGACCCAACTACGTGGAAAGGAAGATCCATTTCAAAAAATCGGCCAGACGAATGACCGCACAGTTAGAAGTTCCGCAGATTTTGTATGGGCCTTAAAGGATATTTCCTTTGAAGTAAAACAGGGAGAAGTTCTTGGAATTATCGGACGAAACGGGGCCGGGAAATCCACCTTGCTTAAAATACTATCCCGGGTTACTAAACCGACATCTGGCAGGATCCGGGTAAAAGGACGAATCGCCTCGTTGCTGGAAGTCGGGACCGGCTTCCATCCCGAGCTGACGGGCAGAGAGAACATTTTTCTCAACGGAGCCATCATGGGAATGACCAAGACCGAAATAAAGTCAAAACTTGATGAAATAATCGCCTTTGCCGGAGTAGAAAGATACATCGATACCCCTGTTAAGCGTTATTCCTCTGGTATGTACGTCAGGCTCGCTTTTGCTGTGGCCGCCCATCTGGATCCGGAGATACTGGTTATTGACGAGGTACTGGCCGTGGGAGATGCGGAATTTCAAAAAAAGTGTTTGGGCAAAATGAAAGACGTGAGTGAGAAAGAGGGAAGGACGGTGTTGTTTGTAAGCCACAATATGGACGCTGTTCAAAAACTGTGTACAAAAGGGATTGTACTAAATAACGGAACAGTTCGTGAATCCGGTAGTATAAAGAAGGTGTTACTAAAATACGTACAAGAGCTCACACTCTCCAAAGCGTCTTTTGAATTTGGAAAACCAGTTGTCGAAACAGCCGGTTATGTCGAGCACCTTTCTGTTGAAGATTTGAATGGAAAGTTATTACCTGAAGTCCAAGTCGGAGATAACTGGCAGGTAAGGATCCGGTTTACTTTAATGAAAGAAATAAATCACTTTATAATTGGACTGGGAATAACCGCTCAGTTAGGTTTTCCGGTCCACACCTCTTGGAGTATACCTGTAGACTTAAAAGAAGGAACGTATGAAGCCATTTTTATTAATGACGTCGTTATCTATACCTCAGGGTTATACTACCTGGACGTCGGCCTCTCCTCCTTTCTGAAAACTTTTCAGTTTTTAGAACAGTTAGCCTATATTCAGGTTTCAGATGTACCCAATCTTAAGTCGGATCAGGTAGTAAATACCAGGAGTGGAGTAATAATTAATCAAATGAAAGTAAACATTGTAAGGAAAGTTTAA
- a CDS encoding ABC transporter permease: MTSSEEDKWDLEIEPVSGLFDVNWREIWQYRDLIALFVKRDVVATYKQTILGPVWFFVQPILTTFTYIIIFGNIAGISTGGVPKILFYLSGITLWNYFQECLLKTSDTFVLNQNLFGKVYFPRLAAPISIVISNLFKFGIQFTLFLGIWTYFLILQKNEVSPKPTLILFPLYLLLMSGLGFSTGVLISSLTTKYRDLRYLIQFGIQLLMYATPIVYPLDIAPERYQWLLQLNPVTSVVEALRYSFLGQGHFSWAGLGYSFIFMSINLLISIIVFNKVEKTFMDTV, encoded by the coding sequence ATGACTTCATCAGAAGAAGATAAATGGGATCTCGAAATTGAGCCCGTCAGCGGGTTATTTGATGTCAACTGGCGTGAAATCTGGCAATATCGCGACCTGATCGCCTTATTTGTGAAGCGTGATGTAGTAGCAACTTACAAGCAAACCATTTTAGGTCCCGTCTGGTTTTTCGTACAGCCTATACTCACAACGTTTACCTACATCATCATTTTTGGAAACATAGCAGGAATATCTACCGGAGGTGTCCCTAAAATTCTTTTTTACCTGAGTGGAATTACACTTTGGAACTACTTCCAGGAATGCCTGCTCAAAACCTCGGATACCTTCGTGCTTAATCAGAATTTATTCGGAAAGGTATATTTCCCAAGGCTAGCCGCTCCCATTTCCATTGTTATTTCAAATCTGTTTAAGTTCGGGATACAGTTCACTCTTTTCCTTGGTATCTGGACCTACTTTCTAATACTGCAAAAGAATGAAGTCAGTCCAAAACCCACGCTAATATTATTCCCATTATACCTATTACTAATGTCCGGGTTAGGTTTTAGCACAGGCGTGTTAATATCTTCTCTAACAACCAAATACAGGGACCTACGATATCTGATCCAGTTTGGGATTCAGTTATTGATGTATGCCACACCCATTGTATATCCTTTGGATATTGCTCCGGAAAGGTATCAATGGTTGCTGCAGCTCAATCCTGTTACCAGCGTGGTGGAGGCATTAAGATATTCTTTCCTTGGGCAAGGGCATTTTTCATGGGCAGGTCTTGGATATAGCTTTATATTTATGTCTATCAACCTGTTAATAAGCATTATAGTATTTAACAAGGTTGAAAAAACTTTTATGGATACAGTATAG
- a CDS encoding alpha-1,2-fucosyltransferase: MITVKLQGGLGNQLFQYATARAVAMKHRTNIAFDITSLYATNTDITPREFELNKLSIEYKSPSIAAKLAYKLVNIPFGNFIQNTLLKFLSARIYTEKSLLYNPFILDQTCKNTYLTGFFQSEKYFNSIKTELLREICWQPEHNHIVNVIKNTNSVSLHIRRGDYAANYKTQKFHGLLPLEYYNNAIKYITDRISDIHIFVFSDDINWSKQHLNFKGKLTFVEENSASESYKDLQLMSLCKHNIIANSSFSWWGAWLNQHTNKIVVAPKRWFADTTAQEQSHDIVPKEWIRL, encoded by the coding sequence ATGATAACCGTAAAACTTCAGGGCGGCTTAGGAAATCAGCTGTTTCAGTATGCAACGGCTCGTGCCGTTGCTATGAAGCACAGAACCAACATAGCATTTGATATTACCTCCTTGTATGCAACCAATACTGATATAACTCCAAGAGAATTTGAATTAAACAAGTTAAGCATAGAGTACAAGTCTCCTTCAATAGCCGCAAAACTTGCTTATAAACTTGTTAACATACCCTTCGGGAATTTTATCCAAAACACCTTACTGAAATTTCTAAGCGCACGGATATACACAGAAAAATCTCTGCTTTATAACCCATTTATACTGGATCAGACATGTAAGAATACATATCTAACTGGATTTTTTCAATCAGAGAAATATTTCAACTCCATCAAAACGGAGCTGTTGCGAGAAATATGTTGGCAACCGGAACATAACCACATAGTTAATGTAATCAAAAATACAAATTCAGTCAGTCTTCACATCAGAAGGGGAGACTATGCTGCCAATTATAAAACTCAAAAATTTCACGGTCTCCTTCCACTTGAGTATTATAATAATGCTATAAAATACATCACCGATAGAATATCAGACATACATATTTTTGTTTTTTCTGATGACATCAATTGGTCCAAACAACATCTCAACTTTAAAGGTAAACTCACATTCGTGGAAGAGAATAGTGCTTCGGAAAGCTATAAAGATCTTCAACTAATGAGTTTATGCAAGCACAACATCATAGCCAACAGCAGTTTCAGCTGGTGGGGAGCATGGCTAAATCAACATACTAATAAAATTGTCGTTGCACCAAAAAGATGGTTTGCAGATACGACTGCACAAGAACAATCACATGATATAGTGCCTAAAGAATGGATAAGGTTGTGA
- a CDS encoding glycosyltransferase family 2 protein, which translates to MDVSVIIPTWNRASTITRAILSVLNQTKDVKEIIICDDGSTDNTLDIVRDIADPRIRWLSGIHSGLPAVPRNRGLFEAKGEWIAFLDSDDEWLPRKIESQLALISKTKNLAACSNAFRITANNQDFSNSYFDNDTVLLLDLKQLLKINKVICSSALFHSSLISKLEGFPENHNLRAIEDYALWLRLACLTPIAYHPAPLLRYYDDPSNSIRKEDSNAGLQKNQVLSDFHAWRSRKSETLGPLTKLNIWNTLNQLEKGRGSAQLHFFIKKALNLINHL; encoded by the coding sequence ATGGACGTTAGTGTTATCATCCCAACCTGGAATCGCGCCAGCACTATTACAAGAGCCATTTTAAGTGTTCTAAACCAAACTAAGGATGTCAAAGAAATCATTATCTGCGATGATGGATCTACTGATAATACATTGGATATAGTCAGGGATATCGCAGATCCAAGAATCAGGTGGCTTTCAGGAATACATTCAGGGCTTCCTGCCGTTCCACGTAACAGAGGCCTATTTGAAGCAAAGGGCGAATGGATAGCCTTTCTGGATAGCGATGATGAATGGCTACCCAGAAAAATAGAGTCTCAGTTGGCCCTAATATCTAAAACCAAAAATCTTGCAGCATGTAGCAACGCTTTTCGTATTACCGCTAACAATCAAGATTTTTCCAATTCATATTTTGATAATGATACAGTTTTGCTGTTGGATTTAAAACAATTACTGAAAATAAACAAGGTCATATGCAGCTCAGCTCTCTTCCACTCTTCCCTTATATCAAAACTCGAAGGCTTTCCTGAAAATCATAATTTAAGAGCAATCGAAGATTATGCCCTTTGGTTGAGATTAGCCTGTTTGACACCTATTGCCTATCACCCAGCACCTCTCCTCCGTTATTATGATGACCCTTCCAACAGTATCCGAAAAGAAGATTCAAATGCTGGTCTTCAAAAAAACCAGGTACTTTCGGACTTTCATGCTTGGAGATCTCGCAAGTCAGAAACTCTAGGGCCTTTGACTAAACTTAATATATGGAATACTCTAAACCAGCTCGAAAAGGGTAGAGGTTCAGCCCAATTACACTTTTTTATAAAGAAGGCTCTAAACCTCATAAATCACTTATGA
- a CDS encoding KdsC family phosphatase: MVEIKLFLTDVDGVLTDGSMYYTESGDEFKKFNTRDGMAFELLRKNGIKTGIITSENTQIVARRAAKIKADYLYQGHRDGGKLSAAIEICNTESISMHQVAYIGDDLNCIALLKEVGHAACPADAAYQVKAIPGIIILNRKGGDGCVREFVERILDKQ; this comes from the coding sequence ATGGTAGAAATCAAGCTCTTCCTCACCGACGTCGACGGGGTACTTACCGACGGAAGCATGTACTATACCGAATCCGGTGATGAATTTAAAAAATTCAATACCCGCGACGGTATGGCTTTTGAACTGTTACGGAAAAACGGAATTAAAACCGGTATCATCACCTCCGAAAATACGCAAATCGTAGCCCGCCGGGCAGCCAAAATAAAGGCAGATTATCTGTACCAGGGCCACCGCGACGGCGGAAAACTCAGCGCCGCGATAGAAATTTGTAATACCGAAAGCATTTCCATGCACCAAGTTGCTTATATTGGTGATGATTTAAACTGTATTGCCTTATTAAAGGAAGTGGGCCATGCAGCCTGCCCCGCAGATGCCGCCTACCAGGTGAAGGCCATACCAGGAATAATAATATTAAACAGAAAAGGAGGCGACGGATGTGTGCGGGAGTTTGTAGAAAGGATTTTGGATAAACAATGA
- a CDS encoding acylneuraminate cytidylyltransferase family protein, translating into MKEILAIIPARGGSKGLPDKNILPLSGHPLIAYSIKAALDAPSVSRVIVSTDSEKIAAIALQYGAEVPFLRPAAIADDFSTDLEVFQHALQWLSEHELYTPDLVLQLRPTSPFRTVDMIEMCIQKLTSSECDSLRIVTKSFHTPYKMWRIEDTDQPMVPLLQLPGYDEPYNQPRQKLPEVYWQIGTLDVIRPEVITRGGSMSGKKVLPHVIAQEFAIDIDDLASFQKAGQLIALHHCVKFDT; encoded by the coding sequence TTGAAAGAAATACTGGCCATTATACCTGCTCGAGGCGGAAGCAAGGGATTACCGGATAAGAATATCCTACCACTTTCCGGTCATCCGCTTATTGCATACAGCATTAAAGCCGCACTGGATGCTCCGTCCGTTTCCAGGGTGATCGTTTCCACGGATTCAGAAAAAATAGCCGCCATTGCATTGCAATACGGTGCCGAGGTGCCGTTCCTTCGCCCTGCGGCTATTGCAGATGATTTCAGTACCGATCTGGAAGTTTTTCAGCATGCCCTTCAATGGTTATCTGAACATGAGCTTTATACGCCCGATCTGGTTTTACAGCTCAGGCCCACCTCTCCTTTCAGGACAGTGGATATGATAGAAATGTGTATTCAGAAACTGACCAGTTCTGAATGCGACAGCCTGCGGATTGTTACTAAATCTTTTCACACGCCCTATAAAATGTGGCGGATTGAGGATACCGACCAACCTATGGTCCCGCTGTTGCAGCTCCCCGGGTATGATGAACCCTATAACCAGCCCAGGCAAAAACTACCTGAAGTTTACTGGCAGATCGGAACTTTGGATGTGATCAGACCGGAAGTAATAACCAGAGGCGGTTCCATGTCGGGCAAGAAGGTTCTTCCGCATGTCATTGCCCAGGAATTTGCCATTGATATTGACGATCTGGCAAGTTTCCAGAAAGCCGGACAACTCATTGCGCTTCACCATTGCGTTAAATTCGATACATGA
- a CDS encoding SDR family oxidoreductase, producing the protein MQQIPQQPSISIADKVILITGAYGLIGFTIAQAFLLQGARVVLADINDGRKANILEALEREFPADSFLLATLDITREESCEKVISEIAGKFGKLDVLVNNAAIDAKFDQQHAGSVNPSRFEYYPVELLRKSVEVNLTGTVIITQFACRQMLKQGSGNIINVASTYSMVAPNQSLYDFGEGVKQFKPVDYIASKSFIPNFTRYIATFYSREGIRCNAIVPHAVFNNHNEAFLKNFAKLSPLGRMCDREELVGPFTFLASDASSYMTGSVLTVDGGWTAW; encoded by the coding sequence ATGCAACAGATACCCCAGCAACCGTCCATCAGCATAGCGGACAAAGTAATACTTATCACAGGCGCTTACGGGCTCATCGGCTTTACCATTGCTCAGGCCTTCCTTTTGCAAGGAGCCCGGGTAGTGCTGGCTGACATCAACGACGGTCGGAAGGCAAACATCCTGGAAGCGCTGGAAAGAGAATTTCCAGCTGATTCTTTTTTACTGGCCACACTGGATATCACCCGTGAGGAAAGCTGTGAAAAAGTAATTTCGGAGATAGCAGGGAAATTTGGAAAACTCGACGTCCTCGTCAACAATGCCGCCATTGACGCCAAATTCGATCAGCAGCATGCGGGATCGGTTAATCCTAGCAGATTTGAGTATTATCCGGTTGAGCTTCTGAGAAAATCAGTGGAAGTGAACCTGACGGGCACCGTGATTATCACTCAATTTGCTTGCAGACAAATGCTGAAACAGGGCTCAGGGAATATCATCAACGTGGCATCCACGTATTCCATGGTTGCGCCCAATCAGAGCCTGTATGATTTTGGAGAGGGAGTAAAACAGTTTAAGCCGGTGGATTATATCGCTTCCAAATCTTTTATTCCCAATTTTACAAGGTATATCGCCACCTTTTACTCCCGGGAGGGTATCAGATGTAACGCCATCGTACCCCACGCCGTTTTTAATAACCATAACGAGGCTTTTTTGAAAAATTTCGCAAAACTTTCTCCCTTGGGAAGAATGTGTGACCGAGAGGAACTGGTGGGCCCTTTCACATTTCTCGCTTCCGATGCATCAAGTTACATGACAGGATCGGTATTAACAGTGGACGGAGGGTGGACAGCATGGTAG
- a CDS encoding glycosyltransferase family 4 protein yields MKILHTVESYLPARHGMSEVVRQLSEGLVALGHDVTVATSTNNKRTETAIRGVKVVSFNISGNMVRGITGSKDNYIKFVKEGNFDIITCFAAQQWATDLLFPHLSSILAKKIFVPTGFSALNDPTYSEYFIKMTDWLNTFDINVFLSDTYKDIQFARDNQIRNTTIIPNGASAQEFANLSEPYLRKKLNIPKSSLLILHVGSFTGIKGHFEAIQIFLKARIRNATLLFIGQNQEKIIEKLGRKQRYIISPIARLLKNKIILSLELGREDTVQAFKEADIYLFPSQVECSPIVLFEAAAAGLPFLSTDVGNATEIARWTSGGIIIPTRFKGDRGFADIEEGAKLLEKLSNDKPLRLEMSAKARHAWEQKFTWEKIVSQYELLYQKLLTNS; encoded by the coding sequence ATGAAAATTCTACACACAGTTGAGTCCTATCTTCCGGCACGCCATGGTATGTCAGAAGTAGTGCGTCAATTATCAGAAGGATTAGTTGCTTTGGGACATGACGTAACCGTGGCCACATCAACAAATAACAAGCGAACTGAGACGGCAATCCGGGGAGTAAAAGTGGTATCATTTAATATATCCGGAAATATGGTTCGAGGTATTACTGGAAGTAAAGATAATTATATAAAATTTGTAAAGGAAGGGAACTTTGACATAATCACATGTTTTGCTGCACAGCAATGGGCAACTGACCTGCTATTTCCCCACCTTTCTTCAATTTTAGCAAAAAAAATATTTGTACCGACTGGCTTTTCTGCCTTAAATGATCCGACCTATTCCGAATATTTTATCAAGATGACTGACTGGCTAAATACATTTGATATTAATGTTTTTCTTTCTGATACCTATAAAGACATTCAATTTGCCCGAGATAATCAAATTAGGAACACAACTATCATTCCCAACGGAGCATCTGCACAAGAATTCGCTAATCTATCAGAACCTTATTTAAGAAAAAAATTAAATATCCCTAAGTCATCATTACTTATACTGCACGTTGGATCATTCACTGGAATCAAAGGTCATTTTGAAGCTATTCAAATTTTTTTAAAAGCACGAATTAGAAATGCAACTCTTTTATTCATTGGCCAAAATCAAGAAAAAATCATTGAAAAATTAGGACGAAAACAACGTTATATTATTTCTCCTATCGCACGACTCCTTAAAAATAAGATTATTTTAAGTTTAGAGCTAGGAAGGGAAGACACCGTGCAGGCATTTAAAGAAGCCGACATCTATCTTTTTCCTTCTCAGGTTGAATGCTCCCCCATCGTACTTTTTGAAGCTGCTGCTGCTGGACTACCGTTCCTCTCAACAGACGTGGGAAACGCCACGGAAATAGCACGTTGGACATCAGGAGGAATTATAATCCCAACACGGTTTAAAGGTGACAGAGGTTTTGCAGACATTGAAGAGGGAGCTAAACTTTTAGAGAAACTTAGTAATGATAAGCCCTTGAGGCTAGAAATGAGTGCGAAAGCACGACATGCCTGGGAGCAAAAATTCACATGGGAAAAAATAGTTTCCCAATACGAGCTTCTATATCAAAAACTTTTGACCAACTCATGA